In a single window of the Bacillus mycoides genome:
- the splB gene encoding spore photoproduct lyase, with translation MKPFMPKLVYFEPRALEYPLGKELYEKFTKMGLEIRETTSHNQIRNFPGENELQKYRNAKATLVVGVRKTLKFDTSKPSAEYAIPLATGCMGHCHYCYLQTTLGSKPYVRVYVNLDEIFEKAKQYMDERAPEITRFEAACTSDIVGIDHLTHALKRAIEFIGESEHGRLRFVTKYSHVDHLLDAKHNGKTRFRFSINSRYVIKNFEPGTSPFEERIEAARKVAGANYPLGFIVAPIYMHEGWEEGYRELFERLYNELKDMTIPNLTFELIQHRFTKPAKKVIQERYPNTKLEMDEEKRKYKWGRYGIGKYVYQKDDAEVLEETIRGYIYEYFPDAEIQYFT, from the coding sequence ATGAAACCATTTATGCCAAAACTCGTTTACTTTGAACCGAGGGCACTCGAATATCCGCTTGGAAAAGAGCTTTATGAGAAGTTTACGAAGATGGGATTAGAAATTCGTGAAACGACATCACACAATCAAATTAGAAATTTTCCAGGGGAAAATGAATTGCAAAAGTATCGTAATGCAAAAGCAACACTTGTCGTTGGGGTGAGGAAGACGTTAAAGTTCGATACATCAAAACCTTCAGCTGAATATGCAATTCCGCTTGCAACAGGGTGTATGGGACATTGTCATTATTGTTATTTGCAAACGACACTTGGGAGTAAACCTTACGTAAGGGTGTATGTGAATCTAGATGAAATCTTTGAGAAGGCAAAGCAATATATGGATGAAAGGGCCCCTGAAATAACAAGATTTGAAGCTGCGTGTACATCAGACATCGTTGGAATTGATCATTTGACACATGCATTAAAGCGGGCGATAGAGTTTATCGGAGAAAGTGAACATGGACGTTTACGTTTCGTTACGAAATATTCGCATGTTGATCATTTATTAGATGCAAAGCATAATGGGAAAACGCGTTTTCGATTTAGTATTAATTCACGTTATGTGATTAAAAATTTTGAACCAGGGACATCGCCATTTGAAGAGCGAATTGAGGCTGCTCGTAAAGTAGCGGGGGCTAATTATCCTCTTGGCTTTATTGTTGCGCCAATTTATATGCATGAAGGGTGGGAAGAAGGGTACCGTGAATTGTTTGAACGATTGTACAATGAGTTAAAAGACATGACGATACCAAATTTAACGTTCGAATTAATTCAACATCGTTTTACGAAACCAGCCAAAAAAGTCATTCAAGAACGTTATCCGAATACGAAACTTGAAATGGATGAAGAGAAGCGGAAATATAAATGGGGACGATACGGTATTGGGAAATATGTATATCAAAAGGATGATGCAGAAGTATTGGAAGAAACAATACGAGGTTATATATATGAGTATTTTCCCGATGCAGAAATTCAATATTTTACATAA
- the mntR gene encoding transcriptional regulator MntR, which translates to MPTPSMEDYIEQIYLLIDEKGYARVSDIAEALSVHPSSVTKMVQKLDKDEYLIYEKYRGLVLTSKGKKIGERLVYRHELLEQFMRIIGVDESKIYNDVEGIEHHLSWESIDRIGDLVQYFEQDEVRVETLRGVQKANEEKSN; encoded by the coding sequence ATGCCTACCCCTAGTATGGAAGATTATATTGAACAAATTTATTTGTTGATTGATGAAAAGGGTTATGCCCGTGTATCTGATATTGCTGAAGCGCTTAGTGTACATCCATCCTCTGTAACAAAAATGGTACAAAAATTAGACAAAGACGAATATCTAATTTATGAAAAATATAGAGGGCTTGTATTAACATCAAAAGGTAAAAAAATCGGAGAACGTCTCGTATATCGTCATGAATTGTTAGAACAGTTTATGCGCATTATCGGTGTGGATGAAAGCAAAATTTATAATGATGTAGAAGGAATTGAACATCATTTAAGTTGGGAATCAATTGACCGTATCGGTGATTTAGTACAATACTTTGAACAAGATGAAGTTCGAGTAGAAACACTTCGTGGTGTTCAAAAAGCAAATGAAGAGAAAAGTAATTAA
- a CDS encoding HAD family hydrolase, whose protein sequence is MKAIIFDFDGLIVDTETIWFHSFRDAVREYGSELPLEEFAKCIGTTDEVLYAYLKEQLKEKFNEHTLKEKVTTLHKEKMKIPKARDGVKEYLEEAKELGLKIALASSSSREWVVLFLEELQIREYFEVIKTREDVEKVKPDPALYKVAIEELGVEPSEAVVFEDSLNGLKAAIAAGLKCVVVPNDVTRNLQFENHHLRIESMKDKSLKEVLQHIK, encoded by the coding sequence ATGAAAGCGATTATTTTTGATTTTGATGGATTAATTGTGGACACAGAAACAATATGGTTTCACTCTTTCAGAGATGCTGTTCGTGAATACGGCAGCGAGTTACCTTTAGAGGAATTTGCGAAATGTATTGGAACGACAGATGAAGTGCTTTATGCATATTTAAAAGAGCAATTAAAAGAAAAGTTTAATGAGCATACATTAAAGGAAAAAGTAACAACTTTACATAAAGAAAAAATGAAAATACCGAAAGCACGTGACGGTGTAAAAGAATATTTAGAAGAAGCGAAAGAACTTGGATTAAAAATCGCATTAGCCTCTAGCTCATCTAGAGAGTGGGTCGTTCTTTTTTTAGAAGAGTTACAGATTAGAGAGTATTTTGAAGTGATTAAAACGAGAGAAGATGTCGAGAAAGTAAAACCAGATCCAGCTCTTTATAAAGTTGCGATAGAAGAATTAGGAGTTGAACCATCGGAAGCTGTTGTATTTGAAGATTCATTAAATGGATTGAAAGCAGCAATTGCAGCAGGATTAAAATGTGTCGTCGTACCTAATGATGTGACAAGAAATTTACAATTTGAAAACCATCACCTTCGTATCGAAAGTATGAAAGATAAAAGTTTGAAAGAAGTACTTCAACATATAAAGTGA
- a CDS encoding SA1362 family protein, producing the protein MNGRSFTFAIFVLIIGLAIFGLVSSVITDPMGVLKNIGIMLAVVGIFYLLYKMFTNSSGSANSQSSYKRAAKQSNRKHGKQNVAPLSNSFLKRNASDDKGKKGNSPSLKRKRKQSHLTVIEGKKNKKKDRASF; encoded by the coding sequence ATGAACGGTCGTTCGTTTACATTCGCTATATTTGTGCTTATTATCGGATTAGCAATATTCGGCCTTGTTTCATCTGTTATTACAGATCCAATGGGAGTATTGAAAAACATTGGTATCATGTTAGCTGTCGTCGGTATCTTTTACTTACTCTACAAAATGTTTACAAACTCTAGTGGTTCTGCAAATTCGCAAAGCTCATATAAGCGTGCAGCGAAACAATCGAACCGCAAACACGGGAAACAAAATGTAGCACCCCTAAGTAATTCTTTCTTGAAACGAAATGCTTCTGATGACAAGGGGAAAAAGGGTAATTCTCCATCGTTGAAAAGAAAAAGAAAACAATCTCATTTAACTGTCATTGAAGGTAAAAAAAACAAAAAGAAAGACCGTGCTTCCTTTTAG
- a CDS encoding DUF1385 domain-containing protein, with translation MAEESKQIYGGQAVIEGVMFGGREYTVTAVRRKDKSIEFYRLPRVRNKALSLLKKIPFLRGIAAIVDASANGAKHLNFASERFDVHPEEDEQLANKKEEQSKLTMVLGVAAVGVLSFIFGKVIFTAVPALLAELTRPIFPSHTGQIIVESVIKLMLLLSYIYFISLTPLIKRVFQYHGAEHKVINAYENNLPLTVENVQKQTRLHYRCGSSFIIFTVIIGMFVYFLVPTDPLWARVVNRILLIPVVLGISFEVLQFTNRLRDVPVLRVLGYPGLWLQLLTTKEPTDDQAEVAIASFEELLRLENKQ, from the coding sequence ATGGCAGAAGAGTCAAAACAAATATATGGCGGGCAGGCAGTCATAGAAGGAGTTATGTTTGGCGGTAGAGAATATACTGTTACAGCGGTTCGTCGTAAAGATAAATCGATTGAATTTTATCGTTTACCACGCGTTCGTAATAAAGCATTATCTCTACTAAAGAAAATTCCATTTTTACGAGGTATTGCCGCTATTGTGGATGCAAGTGCGAATGGAGCGAAACATTTAAACTTTGCTTCAGAACGATTTGATGTCCACCCAGAAGAAGATGAACAACTTGCAAATAAAAAAGAAGAACAATCAAAATTAACGATGGTATTAGGAGTTGCAGCAGTTGGCGTTTTATCGTTCATATTCGGTAAAGTAATTTTCACAGCAGTTCCTGCACTTTTAGCTGAATTAACGAGACCGATTTTCCCATCTCATACAGGGCAAATCATTGTCGAAAGTGTCATTAAGCTCATGCTATTATTGAGCTATATATACTTCATTTCTTTAACCCCACTTATTAAGCGGGTATTTCAGTACCACGGTGCGGAACATAAAGTAATCAATGCTTACGAGAATAACCTTCCACTGACTGTAGAAAATGTTCAAAAGCAAACTCGCCTCCATTATCGCTGTGGCAGTAGCTTTATAATATTTACAGTCATTATTGGAATGTTTGTTTATTTCCTAGTTCCTACAGATCCACTTTGGGCAAGGGTAGTAAACAGAATTTTATTAATTCCAGTTGTTCTCGGCATTTCTTTTGAAGTATTACAATTTACCAATCGATTACGAGATGTCCCTGTTTTGCGAGTACTTGGATATCCAGGATTATGGCTGCAACTATTAACAACGAAAGAACCAACAGATGATCAAGCGGAAGTTGCAATCGCATCGTTTGAAGAATTATTACGTTTAGAAAACAAACAATAA
- a CDS encoding YqhR family membrane protein: protein MNQEQSTIRNFVQIGLFGGLFWGGIWYFLHIFSFTEAGPNYLLLPFAFGDWKEGVWGNVLGIVCMGLLSILVAFLYKALFKKFEGVFPGVLYGLFWWALLFLGMGLMAPVIKSALHLPKETIVTTICIFILYGVFISYSVAFESNNTNRGEGVEKTNYSNK, encoded by the coding sequence GTGAATCAAGAACAATCAACAATAAGAAACTTTGTACAAATTGGTTTATTTGGTGGCTTATTTTGGGGAGGTATATGGTATTTCCTTCATATATTCTCATTTACAGAAGCTGGGCCTAACTATTTACTTTTACCGTTTGCATTTGGAGATTGGAAAGAAGGGGTTTGGGGAAATGTACTAGGTATCGTTTGTATGGGACTTCTTTCAATTTTAGTGGCATTTCTCTATAAAGCCCTTTTTAAAAAGTTTGAAGGAGTATTCCCTGGTGTACTATACGGTTTGTTTTGGTGGGCATTATTATTTTTGGGGATGGGGCTAATGGCACCTGTTATTAAAAGTGCACTCCATTTACCGAAAGAAACAATTGTAACGACAATATGTATCTTTATATTATATGGTGTTTTTATTTCGTATTCTGTAGCATTCGAATCGAATAATACAAATAGAGGAGAAGGGGTCGAGAAGACAAACTATTCAAATAAGTGA
- the aroQ gene encoding type II 3-dehydroquinate dehydratase, giving the protein MKKLLLVNGPNLNRLGVREVNVYGKGTLATLETDMKHEAEKMGVELECFQSNHEGAIIDRLHEAEDIYEGIILNPGAFTHYSYAIRDAIASISIPVIEVHISNIHQRESFRHESVTAAVCAGQIVGFGFYGYKLALFALMEKLREA; this is encoded by the coding sequence ATGAAAAAGTTACTCCTCGTAAATGGTCCTAACCTAAATCGCCTTGGCGTTAGGGAAGTAAATGTATACGGAAAAGGAACGTTAGCGACGCTTGAAACAGATATGAAACACGAAGCAGAGAAAATGGGAGTGGAGTTAGAATGTTTCCAATCGAATCATGAAGGTGCTATTATCGATCGTCTTCATGAGGCTGAAGATATATATGAAGGGATCATTTTAAATCCTGGAGCATTTACGCATTATAGCTATGCGATTCGAGATGCAATTGCGAGCATTTCGATTCCTGTTATTGAAGTACATATTTCTAACATTCACCAGCGTGAATCGTTCCGTCACGAATCTGTGACGGCGGCTGTTTGTGCGGGACAAATTGTTGGATTTGGTTTTTATGGCTATAAGTTAGCGTTATTTGCATTAATGGAGAAATTGAGGGAGGCATAA
- the pepQ gene encoding Xaa-Pro dipeptidase yields the protein MEKIERLRSAFDEAGIDGIVLTNEHSRRYMANFTGTAGVVLISKERALFITDFRYVEQASKQAVGYEIVQHAGLILDEVAKQVKELGIQKLGFEQDTLTYSSYVTHNEAIEAEFIPTSGLVEKLRLIKTDSEIKILKEAAQIADAAFEHILSFIRPGVSEIEVSNELEFFMRKQGATSSSFDIIVASGLRSALPHGVASEKVIEKGDFVTLDFGAYYKGYCSDITRTIAVGEPSDKLKEIYNIVLEAQLRGVNGIKAGLTGREADALTRDYITEKGYGEYFGHSTGHGIGLEIHEAPGLAFRSDTVLEPGMAVTVEPGIYIPGVGGVRIEDDIIVTSEGNEVITKSPKELIIL from the coding sequence ATGGAAAAGATCGAGAGATTAAGAAGTGCGTTTGATGAGGCTGGTATTGACGGTATCGTATTAACGAATGAACATAGCCGTAGATATATGGCGAATTTCACAGGAACAGCTGGCGTTGTACTAATTTCAAAAGAGCGTGCTCTATTTATTACAGATTTCCGTTATGTAGAGCAAGCTAGTAAGCAAGCGGTTGGATACGAAATAGTGCAGCATGCAGGATTAATTCTTGATGAAGTTGCGAAACAAGTTAAAGAACTTGGAATTCAAAAGCTAGGATTTGAGCAAGATACTCTTACATATAGCTCTTACGTAACGCATAATGAAGCGATCGAAGCTGAATTCATCCCAACTTCTGGGCTTGTAGAAAAGTTACGCTTGATAAAGACTGATTCAGAGATTAAGATATTAAAGGAAGCTGCACAGATTGCAGATGCTGCCTTTGAGCATATTCTATCATTCATTCGCCCGGGAGTATCTGAAATTGAAGTGTCAAATGAACTTGAATTTTTCATGAGAAAACAAGGAGCAACATCTTCTTCGTTTGATATTATCGTTGCTTCAGGTCTTCGTTCGGCATTACCGCACGGCGTGGCATCTGAAAAAGTGATAGAAAAAGGAGATTTCGTTACATTAGACTTCGGCGCTTATTACAAAGGATATTGCTCTGATATTACTCGTACGATTGCAGTCGGTGAACCATCTGATAAATTAAAAGAAATTTATAATATTGTTTTAGAAGCACAACTACGTGGTGTGAACGGTATTAAAGCTGGTTTAACGGGTCGTGAGGCTGATGCATTAACGCGTGATTACATAACGGAAAAAGGATATGGTGAATACTTCGGACACTCTACTGGTCATGGAATCGGTCTTGAAATCCATGAAGCACCAGGTTTAGCGTTCCGTTCTGATACAGTACTTGAACCAGGTATGGCTGTAACGGTAGAACCAGGTATTTATATTCCAGGTGTTGGCGGGGTACGTATTGAAGATGATATCATTGTAACAAGTGAAGGTAATGAAGTAATAACGAAATCACCAAAAGAACTTATTATTTTGTAA
- the efp gene encoding elongation factor P yields the protein MISVNDFRTGLTISVDNALWQVMDFQHVKPGKGAAFVRSKLRNLRTGSVQEKTFRAGEKVEKAHIENRRMQYLYASGESHVFMDNETYEQIELGENQIERELKFLKENMGVSIMTYQDEILGVELPNTVELKVAETEPGIKGDTASNVTKPAKLETGLVVQVPIFINEGEMLIINTGEGKYVSRA from the coding sequence ATGATTTCAGTAAACGATTTTCGTACAGGTTTAACAATTTCAGTGGACAATGCCCTTTGGCAAGTAATGGATTTCCAACACGTAAAGCCAGGTAAAGGTGCTGCATTCGTTCGCTCTAAACTACGTAACCTTCGCACAGGATCTGTTCAAGAGAAAACATTCCGTGCAGGTGAAAAAGTAGAAAAAGCACACATCGAAAACCGTCGTATGCAATACTTATACGCGAGCGGTGAGTCTCACGTATTTATGGATAACGAAACTTATGAGCAAATCGAACTTGGTGAAAACCAAATCGAGCGCGAATTAAAATTCTTAAAAGAAAACATGGGAGTATCTATTATGACATACCAAGATGAAATACTTGGTGTTGAACTTCCGAACACAGTTGAATTAAAAGTTGCAGAAACAGAGCCTGGTATTAAAGGTGACACAGCTTCTAACGTAACAAAACCAGCTAAATTAGAAACTGGTCTTGTTGTACAAGTACCAATCTTCATTAACGAAGGCGAAATGCTTATCATCAACACTGGTGAAGGTAAATACGTTTCTCGTGCATAG
- a CDS encoding GNAT family N-acetyltransferase: MMKQVTLLPLDLRYANVLFELSSNPHVKNALGIKVESVEDTKAFILFAIGEERKKHSLSRVIVSEENEIIGLTTLKHINYEQKHSHIGSWLGYQYWGRGYNESAKKEIFKIAFLDLQLTYVFAGAKTNNIRSLKAQEKLSYISLHVEKQFPDVHAALEKEVKSPCVLHVVSCEKFSNWLEVQNEGGKYERIEN, from the coding sequence ATGATGAAGCAAGTTACTTTACTACCACTCGATTTACGATATGCAAATGTGCTTTTTGAGCTATCAAGCAATCCACATGTAAAAAATGCATTAGGGATAAAAGTAGAATCAGTGGAAGATACAAAGGCGTTCATTCTTTTTGCAATTGGAGAGGAACGAAAAAAACACTCCTTATCAAGAGTGATTGTAAGTGAGGAAAATGAAATAATTGGCCTCACGACACTTAAACATATTAATTACGAACAAAAGCACTCACATATTGGAAGTTGGCTCGGCTATCAATATTGGGGAAGAGGATATAACGAATCTGCGAAAAAAGAGATCTTTAAAATCGCTTTTTTAGACTTGCAACTTACATACGTATTTGCCGGTGCTAAAACGAATAACATTCGCTCTTTAAAAGCACAAGAGAAACTATCTTACATTTCATTACATGTGGAAAAACAATTTCCAGACGTACACGCTGCTTTGGAGAAAGAAGTAAAATCACCTTGCGTACTGCATGTTGTATCATGCGAAAAATTTTCAAATTGGTTGGAAGTACAAAATGAGGGGGGAAAATATGAAAGGATTGAAAATTAG
- a CDS encoding YqhV family protein, with product MKQWLAAMETSVLVMGLLRLFSGSAEIFAALLMLYVNDAKKALFINGMLAFVGPTVLILTMTIGIASVASEISFLKLFFLALGIGCIFIALLK from the coding sequence ATGAAACAGTGGCTAGCGGCAATGGAAACATCCGTGCTTGTTATGGGGTTACTTCGGTTGTTTTCAGGAAGCGCGGAAATATTCGCCGCTCTGCTTATGCTTTACGTGAATGATGCGAAGAAAGCATTGTTTATAAATGGTATGTTGGCGTTTGTTGGACCGACCGTATTAATTTTAACAATGACAATTGGCATAGCGAGTGTAGCAAGTGAGATTTCTTTCTTGAAACTCTTTTTTCTAGCACTTGGAATTGGCTGCATTTTTATCGCGTTGTTGAAATAG
- the spoIIIAA gene encoding stage III sporulation protein AA: protein MKEVLEVLPKTMKQLVEGCKQYDTLEEIRVRIGRPLECIAHGEVFFYDYIATAEDAIHLLNKLSQFSIYTMEEELKRGYVTLRGGHRIGLAGKVITEKSAVKMIRDVSSFNIRIARQKIGIAEPLLPYLYESRWLNTMVIGPPQTGKTTLLRDVARCMSQGVSASKIPSCKVGIVDERSEIAGCVKGIPQYDFGVRVDVLDACPKAEGMMMMIRSMSPDILIVDEIGRKEDSEAIMEAVHAGVQLFISAHGFSYDDVVKRPSLQAVLELGVFDRFVELSKARGPGTVMQVKDRDGKPVLSHRKVQGVW from the coding sequence ATGAAAGAAGTATTAGAAGTTTTACCGAAAACGATGAAACAGTTAGTTGAAGGCTGTAAACAATACGATACTCTAGAGGAAATTCGCGTTCGAATTGGAAGGCCACTAGAGTGTATCGCACATGGAGAAGTGTTTTTCTATGACTATATCGCTACAGCGGAAGATGCGATCCATTTATTGAATAAATTAAGCCAATTCTCAATTTATACGATGGAAGAGGAATTGAAACGTGGATATGTGACACTACGAGGAGGACATAGAATTGGCCTAGCTGGAAAAGTCATTACAGAAAAAAGTGCAGTGAAAATGATTCGGGATGTCTCTTCTTTTAATATTCGTATTGCCCGTCAAAAAATAGGGATTGCTGAGCCGCTTCTGCCATATCTTTATGAATCGCGATGGTTAAACACGATGGTAATTGGCCCACCGCAAACGGGGAAAACAACACTTTTAAGAGATGTAGCACGCTGTATGAGTCAAGGTGTAAGTGCTTCGAAAATTCCTTCATGTAAAGTGGGGATTGTTGATGAACGATCAGAAATTGCGGGTTGTGTGAAAGGAATCCCGCAATATGACTTTGGCGTGCGAGTAGATGTATTAGACGCTTGTCCAAAAGCTGAAGGAATGATGATGATGATTCGTTCTATGAGCCCAGACATATTAATCGTAGATGAAATTGGACGTAAAGAAGATAGTGAAGCGATTATGGAGGCGGTACATGCAGGTGTTCAGCTTTTTATAAGTGCACATGGATTTTCTTATGATGACGTTGTGAAACGTCCATCGTTACAGGCGGTGCTGGAACTTGGTGTATTTGATAGGTTTGTGGAATTATCAAAAGCGAGAGGGCCAGGAACAGTTATGCAAGTGAAAGATAGAGATGGAAAACCAGTATTATCCCATAGAAAGGTTCAAGGCGTATGGTGA
- the spoIIIAB gene encoding stage III sporulation protein SpoIIIAB, with protein MVKIFGAVLIVAVSTFFGFSYAKRYSERPRQLRLLKAALQSLEAEIMYGHTPLSEAAERLVKQMPKPLNWIFQSFSKRLEDGEQTVREAWIDSLKENWTLTAFKQTEYEILQQFGETLGQHDRESQQKHIRLCITHLEREEGEAKALQLQYEKMIKSLGVLAGLLIVILLL; from the coding sequence ATGGTGAAAATATTTGGTGCGGTATTAATAGTTGCTGTTAGCACTTTTTTCGGATTTTCATACGCTAAAAGGTACAGTGAGAGACCGCGGCAACTTAGGTTATTGAAGGCAGCATTGCAATCATTAGAAGCTGAAATTATGTATGGACACACGCCGTTATCTGAGGCTGCAGAGCGTTTAGTCAAACAAATGCCGAAGCCGTTAAATTGGATATTTCAAAGCTTTTCGAAACGGCTAGAGGACGGGGAGCAAACAGTTAGAGAAGCTTGGATTGATAGTTTGAAGGAGAACTGGACGTTAACGGCATTTAAACAAACCGAGTATGAAATCTTACAACAATTTGGTGAAACACTTGGACAACATGATCGTGAATCACAGCAAAAACATATTCGCTTATGTATTACACATTTGGAGAGAGAAGAAGGAGAAGCGAAAGCATTACAACTACAATATGAAAAAATGATAAAGAGTTTAGGGGTACTAGCAGGGCTACTTATCGTAATTTTACTGCTATAG
- the spoIIIAC gene encoding stage III sporulation protein AC, whose product MSIDVGLIFQIAGIGIVLAFIHTVLKELKREDIANWVILVGFVVILFHVAFLINTLFDKIKSVFLFQ is encoded by the coding sequence ATGTCCATTGATGTTGGATTAATATTTCAAATCGCCGGAATCGGCATTGTTTTAGCTTTCATTCATACTGTACTAAAAGAATTAAAGCGAGAGGATATTGCAAATTGGGTTATCCTTGTCGGTTTTGTCGTTATTTTGTTTCATGTTGCATTTTTAATTAATACTCTATTCGACAAGATTAAAAGTGTCTTTCTCTTCCAGTAA
- the spoIIIAD gene encoding stage III sporulation protein AD: protein MQIVGLGLVATFLAAVLNQHKSSITSLFIVFIGSMMFLLLIDQIHSILQMIERVASEAKVSNVYVETLLKIIGIAYIAEFGAQITKDAGQGAIASKIELAGKILILVMAIPILTVVIETILGFLPTG, encoded by the coding sequence ATACAAATTGTCGGATTAGGCCTCGTTGCTACATTTTTAGCTGCTGTTTTAAATCAGCATAAGTCTAGTATTACATCGTTATTTATTGTGTTCATTGGTAGCATGATGTTTCTTCTCTTAATCGATCAAATTCATTCTATTTTACAAATGATTGAGAGAGTGGCGAGTGAAGCGAAGGTTAGCAACGTATATGTAGAAACGTTATTGAAAATTATAGGGATTGCTTATATCGCTGAGTTTGGTGCGCAAATTACAAAGGATGCTGGTCAAGGTGCAATCGCTTCGAAAATTGAATTAGCTGGGAAAATCTTAATTCTCGTCATGGCAATTCCTATTTTGACGGTGGTAATTGAAACAATTCTCGGTTTTTTACCTACGGGATAA
- the spoIIIAE gene encoding stage III sporulation protein AE, whose product MLRKFGAKLLFACFLFFSLPIVVQASPIETNVVDQQLDKLGIEDVKQFWDGLVTKYGGYLPESQKGSFMEFVKGEKEFSIKEWMIGLLKYLFHELVANGKLLGTLIMLTIFSALLQSLQSAFSKSSVSKIADAVVYMVLIIFALNSFYVVMTYARETIQTMVDFILALLPILLALIATGGGVVSVSFFHPIIIFLMNTSGLLMNYIVLPLLLLATILSIVSTMSDQYKVTKLSKLLQNVSVGIIGIFLTVFLGVLSVQGTASAVADGIAVKTAKFVTGNFIPVVGRMFTEAADTVISASGLLKNTVGIIGLVILCLIVAFPAIQIFCIAFIYKFAAAVLQPVGGGAIIQCLDIIGRSIIYVFACLAIVSFMFFLSITIIIAAGNITLMMR is encoded by the coding sequence ATGTTGAGGAAGTTTGGAGCTAAGCTATTATTTGCTTGCTTCCTTTTCTTTTCTTTACCGATTGTTGTACAAGCTTCTCCTATAGAAACAAACGTCGTTGATCAACAATTGGATAAGCTCGGAATTGAAGATGTGAAGCAATTTTGGGACGGGCTTGTTACAAAGTATGGAGGCTATTTACCAGAGAGTCAAAAAGGAAGCTTTATGGAGTTTGTAAAGGGAGAAAAAGAGTTCTCCATAAAAGAGTGGATGATAGGTCTACTAAAATATTTATTTCATGAGCTTGTTGCAAATGGAAAGTTACTTGGAACGCTCATTATGCTCACGATTTTCAGTGCATTGTTGCAATCGTTGCAATCTGCTTTTTCAAAGAGTAGCGTGAGTAAAATCGCTGATGCAGTCGTATACATGGTACTTATTATTTTCGCTTTAAATAGTTTTTATGTCGTCATGACATATGCAAGAGAGACGATACAAACAATGGTAGATTTCATACTAGCGTTATTACCAATTTTACTCGCACTCATAGCAACAGGCGGCGGTGTTGTTTCTGTATCGTTTTTTCATCCGATTATCATTTTCTTAATGAATACGAGTGGGCTTCTTATGAACTATATCGTTCTACCACTTTTATTACTTGCAACTATATTAAGTATTGTAAGCACGATGAGTGATCAATATAAAGTTACGAAATTGTCCAAGCTTTTGCAAAACGTTAGTGTTGGGATTATTGGTATCTTTTTGACGGTTTTTTTAGGCGTATTATCTGTACAGGGAACAGCGTCAGCCGTTGCTGATGGTATAGCTGTGAAAACGGCTAAATTTGTAACAGGAAACTTCATTCCTGTAGTAGGAAGGATGTTTACTGAGGCGGCGGATACTGTTATTAGTGCATCTGGATTATTAAAAAACACAGTCGGAATTATCGGGCTCGTTATTTTATGCTTAATTGTCGCTTTCCCAGCGATTCAAATTTTTTGTATCGCGTTTATTTATAAATTCGCAGCAGCAGTATTGCAACCGGTAGGCGGAGGAGCAATTATTCAATGTTTAGATATCATTGGACGAAGTATCATTTACGTATTTGCTTGCTTAGCTATCGTATCATTTATGTTCTTTTTAAGTATCACAATTATTATTGCTGCCGGGAACATTACTCTCATGATGCGGTAG